One window of Hypanus sabinus isolate sHypSab1 unplaced genomic scaffold, sHypSab1.hap1 scaffold_125, whole genome shotgun sequence genomic DNA carries:
- the LOC132386673 gene encoding NACHT, LRR and PYD domains-containing protein 3-like → MDDVAKMREDLEISTRTEKGPMTTISKHTSQWNEEQLFQLSKFYRERLKQAIEERVEELTEMLRLEGHISDQEQEKVSELVGKRTRPEASKVFFSLVMGKGSRARRVMWEAFVKMRNELPKLDRILKEIQELGADIPEYMNISQGLTELPRQLKDVHEKHKKTLQEETEELRVNTILLREKVKVSKLVDRYAELTVISSVRERRFVEHELLARGRDHEEWREKHLRGELEKIRSDQLLQSSFSHSVTYWQQIKRFFGFDSMTPTSVNRVKPGNSAAVAGVPGIGKTTMIQKIVYDWANGNIYQHFHFVFSFKFRDLNTIHCKISLRELILKQYPYFENVLGEVWKNPEGLLFIFDGLDELKDAIDFTESQRDADSQRRGADPEFRCHVSDIVYNLIQHKLLPGCSVLVTTRPTALHLLEKAEISVWAEILGFVGEERKEYFIRHFDDQAVAEAVFKHVKENEILYTMSYNPSYCWILALALGPFFTQRDRDPQQVPKTITQLYSYYIYNILKNHGREIENVHDVLLRVGQMAFVGVSERKIVFTDEDLNKYNLQPSQFLSGFLMELLEREDSAHSVVYTFPHLTVQEFLAAVAQFLELHPGDILTFPTEAHKMTDGRFDVFLRFVAGLSSGSAWRWKEFLGPFPADTARRVIDFVKREIKRLSGNTKSEDGKRSLLNTLHYLFESQNRVLAQDSLGSVEKLSLSGLRLTPIDCAVLSHVIGFCDTVKHLDLDHCYIQCEGLQRLAPYLHRCQELGLANNELGEGDSAVKLISVVLTDQGCKIQKLRLGNNGITDSQTAILTSALVKNSSLMDLDMKDNRLGNTGVKQLLRVLNNSECKIQKLGLKNNSFTASCAKNLACILRANQSLIKLELDNNKLEDSGVKLLSEALRNHNCKIQELRLCRIGLTATGADYLASVLVTSPSLTDLALDYNNLGDSGVKLILGPLISPECKIQKLRLWDVSLTDSFCEDLAIALKTNCSLKLLSLGDNNIGDSGVACLSKELVKLQCQLQELDLYNNGLSDSCTESLCFVLNKMSSLKILDLGGNSFSDKSTDSFRKLILRRKSLRHITLRGNRFTADGQNHLLSLRGSRRGLNVTV, encoded by the exons GTCCTATGACTACAATCTCTAAGCACACCTCACAGTGGAATGAGGAACAACTGTTTCAGCTGTCAAAATTCTACCGGGAAAGACTGAAACAGGCAATTGAAGAACGTGTGGAAGAACTCACTGAAATGCTGAGACTGGAAGGACACATCAGTGATCAAGAGCAGGAG AAAGTTTCTGAACTTGTGGGGAAGCGAACCCGGCCGGAGGCTTCGAAGGTATTCTTCagcctggtgatggggaaaggcTCCCGagcccggagggtgatgtgggaagcATTTGTGAAAATGCGAAATGAATTACCGAAGTTGGACAGAATATTGAAGGAAATCCAGGAGCTCG GGGCTGACATACCGGAATACATGAACATCAGTCAAGGGTTAACCGAACTCCCACGTCAGTTAAAAG ATGTTCATGAGAAACATAAGAAAACACTGCAGGAAGAAACTGAAGAGCTCAGAGTGAACACGATTTtgttgagggagaaggtgaaggtttccAAGCttgttgatcgatacgctgagctgaCGGTCATTTCTTCTGTTCGAGAACGGAGGTTTGTGGAAcacgagctgctggcaagaggccgAGACCatgaggagtggagagagaaacaccttCGGGGAGAGTTGGAAAAAATCCGTTCCGATCAGTTGCTTCAAAGCAGCTTTTCCCATAGTGTGACTTACTGGCAGCAAATAAAGAGATTCTTCGGATTTGACTCCATGACTCCGACATCAGTGAACAGAGTAAAACCTGGGAATTCAGCAGCAGTGGCCGGTGTCCCGGGGATCGGAAAAACAACAATGATTcagaagattgtttatgactgggccaacGGGAATATATACCAACACTTCCATTTtgtgttcagtttcaaattcaggGATTTAAACACCATTCACTGTAAAATAAGcctgagggaactgattctgAAACAGTATCCTTACTTTGAGAATGTTCTGGGAGAAGtatggaagaacccagagggattgctgtttatatttgatggtttggatgaaCTAAAGGATGCAATTGATTTTACTGAGAGTCAAAGAGACGCAGACTCTCAACGACGCGGTGCAGACCCAGAATTCCGGTGCCATGTGTCGGACATCGTGTACAATTTAATCCAgcacaagctgctcccagggtgttcagtgctggtgaccacccgccccactgcaTTACATTTATTAGAAAAGGCAGAGATTAGTGTCTGGGcggaaatcctgggatttgttggtgaggaacggaaagaatatttcatcagacattttgatGATCAGGCGGTGGCAGAAGCcgttttcaaacacgtgaaggagaacgagatcctgtacacaatgagctacaacccctcctactgctggatcctcgctctggcactagGCCCCTTCTTCACGCAAAGAGACAGGGACCCTCAGCAAGTTCCCAAGAcaatcacccaactgtactcctactatatttacaatatcCTGAAAAACCATGGTCGTGAGATTGAGAACGTTcatgatgtgttactcagggttggtcagatggccttcgtGGGAGTGTCTGAGAGGAAGATTGTTTTTACAGATGAAGATTTGAATaagtacaatctgcagccttctcagttcctgtccgggttcctgatggagcttttggagagagaggattctgcccacagcgtggtgtacacattcccacacctcaccgtCCAAGAGTTtctagctgcagtcgcacaattcctggaactacatcccggggatatcctgacATTCCCCACTGAAGCCCACAAAATGACAGATGGGCGGTTTGatgtatttctccgttttgttgctggtctctcctccggGTCAGCCTGGCGCTGGaaggagtttctgggtcctttTCCTGCCGATACAGCCCGTCGGGTAATTGACTTTGTGAAGAGGGAGATCAAACGTCTGAGTGGCAACACAAAGAGTGAAgatggtaaaaggagcctcctgaacacattgcactatctgtttgagtctcagaatcgtgtaCTGGCTCAGGactcactgggatctgtggaaaaacTTTCACTCAGTGGACTGCGACTGACACCGATTGACTGCGccgtcctgtctcatgtcattggGTTCTGTGATACAGTAAAGCACCTCGACCTAGATCACTGCTATATTCAGTGTGAAGGACTCCAAAGACTGGCACCCTATCTTCACAGATGCCAAGAGCTGGG aTTGGCAAACAATGAATTGGGTGAGGGTGATTCAGCGGTGAAACTGATCTCTGTAGTTCTGACTGACCAGGGCTGTAAAATACAAAAACTGCG ATTGGGCAATAACGGTATCACAGACTCTCAGACAGCAATCCTCACCTCTGCTCTCGTTAAAAACAGCTCACTGATGGACCTCGATATGAAAGACAATAGACTGGGAAATACAGGTGTAAAACAGCTGTTAAGAGTTCTGAATAACTCGgaatgtaaaatacagaaactggg GCTGAAGAACAATAGTTTCACAGCCTCCTGTGCCAAGAATCTTGCCTGCATTCTCAGAGCAAATCAATCTTTGATCAAACTGGAACTGGATAACAATAAGCTGGAGGATTCAGGAGTCAAACTGCTGTCTGAGGCTCTGCGGAACCATAACTGTAAAATACAGGAACTGCG GCTATGTAGAATCGGTCTCACAGCAACTGGTGCAGACTATCTCGCCTCCGTTCTAGTTACTAGCCCATCACTGACAGATCTTGCCCTGGACTATAATAATTTGGGTGATTCAGGGGTGAAGCTGATACTTGGACCTCTGATCAGcccagagtgtaaaatacagaaactacg ATTATGGGATGTTTCTCTCACAGATTCGTTCTGTGAGGACCTCGCTATCGCTCTCAAAACAAACTGCTCCCTGAAGCTTCTGTCACTGGGTGATAACAATATCGGAGATTCAGGGGTGGCATGTCTGTCTAAGGAGCTGGTGAAGCTCCAATGTCAACTGCAGGAACTAGA TCTGTACAATAACGGTTTGAGTGATTCCTGCACGGAGTCCCTGTGCTTCGTTCTCAACAAAATGAGTTCACTGAAAATTTTGGACCTTGGAGGAAACTCCTTCTCAGACAAATCCACCGACTCCTTCCGCAAGCTGATACTACGACGCAAGAGTTTGAGGCACATCAC gctgagggGGAATCGATTCACTGCAGATGGGCAGAATCATCTGTTGTCATTACGGGGAAGCAGACGTGGTCTTAATGTTACTGTGTGA